From a region of the Triticum aestivum cultivar Chinese Spring chromosome 7D, IWGSC CS RefSeq v2.1, whole genome shotgun sequence genome:
- the LOC123170865 gene encoding protein DMP3-like has product MASPPPSSTVIQMPPSPQTNGQPTAGTVPAMPNDAGDVTIAPAAAAGPASKATDKVMSSAANLAQLLPTGTLLAHQALSPSFTNHGKCDASNQWLTTVMVIILTTLCILFSFTDSVLGRDQKLYYGVATPRGFNVFNFSDEEEKLKWTPPEFRRLRIRPLEFLHAIFTALVFLTVAFSEVGLQSCFFPNAGKNTTELLKNLPLGITFLSSFVFMVFPTKRKGIGHTDTTPREKLT; this is encoded by the exons ATGgcgtctcctcctccatcatccacCGTGATCCAGATGCCTCCAAgtccacaaaccaacggccagccGACGGCCGGGACAGTCCCGGCCATGCCTAATGATGCCGGTGACGTGACCATAGCACCTGCAGCAGCTGCCGGACCAGCATCAAAGGCAACGGACAAGGTCATGTCGAGCGCCGCGAACCTTGCGCAGCTCCTGCCGACGGGAACATTGCTAGCGCACCAGGCTCTATCCCCTTCCTTCACCAACCACGGCAAGTGCGATGCCTCCAACCAGTGGCTCACCACCGTGATGGTCATCATCCTCACCACCCTGTGCATCCTCTTCTCCTTCACCGACAGCGTCCTTGGCCGCGACCAGAAGCTCTACTACGGCGTCGCCACACCACGCGGCTTCAACGTGTTCAACTTCTCCGATGAAGAGGAGAAGCTGAAGTGGACTCCACCTGAGTTCCGGAGGCTCCGCATCCGGCCGCTCGAGTTTTTGCATGCCATCTTCACAGCGCTGGTCTTTCTCACCGTGGCGTTCAGCGAGGTAGGTCTACAAAGCTGCTTCTTCCCCAATGCCGGTAAGAACACCACGGAGCTGCTGAAGAACCTACCTT TGGGCATCAcatttctgtcgagttttgtgttcaTGGTCTTCCCCACAAAGAGGAAGGGCATCGGCCACACCGACACCACTCCTCGCGAGAAGCTCACTTGA
- the LOC123163995 gene encoding L-gulonolactone oxidase 2-like: protein MSQGQRGAVGIPLAVLLLAILLHIAGCSPPPEPVVCTHGTSNCTVTNSFGSFPDRSICRAGNVAYPRTEQELVAAVAASAAAKRKMKVATKYSHSLPKLACPGGLDGTIISTALLNRTVRVDVERRLMTVESGMVLRDLIEAAGAAGLSLPHSPYWYGLTIGGLLSTGAHGSSLWGKGGAVHEYVVGLRIVTSGPASQGFAVVRELGARHPDLDAAKVSLGVLGVVSQVTLALQPLFKRSVAFVKRDDSDLADQVAAWGRLHEFADMTWQPEQRKVIYRQDDRVDVSSPGNGLSDTLLARSAPTRMLADARAAEELLQENGTAAADLCAAARPLADTVERQAYGYTNDGVSFTGYPVVGYQHRIQASGTCMDSPEDGLLSGCPWDRRIHGSFYYNSGFSVALSKAPAFVSDMQRLRDLNPDIFCAGVDTRVGVLLRYVKASSAYLGKPEDCVDFDIIYYWSRTYGMPRAHADVVDEIEQMALRKYGGLPHWGKNRNFAFSGVITKYPGAGKFLGVKDRYDPNGLFSSEWSDQVLGIKGSPDIVKESCAVEGLCICSEDSHCAPEHGYFCRPGKVYDEARVCSLLQD from the coding sequence ATGTCGCAAGGACAGAGAGGAGCAGTGGGGATCCCGCTCGCGGTTCTCCTCCTAGCCATCCTCCTCCACATCGCCGGCTGCAGCCCACCTCCGGAGCCGGTGGTCTGCACGCACGGCACATCCAACTGCACGGTCACCAACTCGTTCGGCTCCTTCCCGGACCGCAGCATCTGCCGCGCGGGCAACGTCGCCTATCCGCGCACGGAACAAGAGCTCGTGGCGGCCgtcgcggcgtcggcggcggcgaaaCGCAAGATGAAGGTGGCCACCAAGTACTCACACAGCCTCCCCAAGCTGGCGTGCCCCGGCGGCCTGGACGGCACCATCATAAGCACTGCGCTGCTCAACCGGACGGTGCGCGTCGACGTGGAGAGGAGGCTTATGACGGTGGAGAGCGGCATGGTCCTCCGGGACCTGATCGAGGCCGCCGGCGCCGCAGGGCTGTCCCTGCCGCACTCGCCGTACTGGTACGGCCTGACCATCGGGGGCCTCCTGTCGACGGGCGCGCACGGCAGCTCGCTGTGGGGCAAGGGCGGCGCCGTCCACGAGTACGTGGTCGGGCTGAGGATCGTGACGTCGGGGCCGGCGAGCCAGGGGTTTGCCGTCGTGAGGGAGCTGGGCGCCCGTCACCCGGACCTGGACGCGGCAAAGGTCTCCCTCGGGGTTCTCGGCGTGGTCTCTCAGGTCACGCTGGCGCTGCAGCCGCTGTTCAAGCGGTCGGTGGCGTTCGTGAAGCGCGACGACTCAGACCTGGCGGACCAAGTGGCAGCATGGGGCCGCCTCCACGAGTTCGCCGACATGACGTGGCAGCCGGAGCAGCGCAAGGTCATCTACCGCCAGGACGACCGCGTCGACGTCTCGTCGCCGGGCAACGGCCTCAGCGACACGCTCCTTGCCCGGTCCGCCCCCACGCGCATGCTCGCCGACGCAAGAGCCGCCGAGGAGCTGCTGCAGGAGAacggcaccgccgccgccgacctgtGCGCAGCGGCGCGGCCGCTGGCGGACACGGTGGAGCGGCAGGCCTACGGCTACACAAACGACGGCGTCTCGTTCACGGGGTACCCGGTGGTGGGGTACCAGCACCGCATCCAGGCGTCCGGCACGTGCATGGATAGCCCGGAGGACGGTCTCCTCAGCGGCTGCCCCTGGGACCGGCGCATCCATGGCTCCTTCTACTACAACTCTGGCTTCAGCGTCGCGCTCTCCAAGGCGCCGGCGTTTGTGTCGGACATGCAGCGGCTCCGGGACCTCAACCCGGACATCTTCTGCGCCGGCGTCGACACCAGGGTCGGCGTGCTCCTCCGCTACGTCAAGGCGTCCTCCGCTTACCTCGGCAAGCCGGAGGACTGCGTCGACTTCGACATCATCTACTACTGGAGCCGCACCTACGGCATGCCGCGTGCGCACGCCGACGTGGTGGACGAGATCGAGCAGATGGCGCTACGCAAGtacggtggcctcccgcactgggGAAAGAACCGTAACTTCGCTTTCAGCGGTGTCATCACGAAGTACCCGGGAGCTGGTAAATTCCTCGGGGTGAAGGACAGGTATGACCCCAACGGGCTCTTCTCGAGCGAGTGGAGCGACCAGGTGCTCGGCATCAAGGGAAGCCCCGACATCGTCAAGGAGAGCTGCGCCGTGGAAGGACTCTGCATCTGCTCTGAAGACTCGCACTGCGCGCCGGAGCATGGGTACTTCTGCCGGCCAGGAAAGGTGTACGACGAGGCCAGAGTTTGCTCGTTGCTCCAGGACTAG